The proteins below are encoded in one region of Tolumonas auensis DSM 9187:
- a CDS encoding tetratricopeptide repeat protein, with protein sequence MSLAPKSLPLFIALFLFGCTSGPSDKTVQPDKMKIDPITASQKCVSLDTAGNYDSAFPYCKASAENDNIYAQTLIGSMYFRGKGTPQSYEQAAYWFQKVAKQGDVNAQAIVGSMYSQGKGVPQNNAQASDWFQKVARQVNLNPMVVVGDIYLSGQWVGQNNEQAAYWYQMAAEQGDSNAQFRLGTMYYGGQIPQDFVQAAYWYQKSAEQGNFNAQAFLGGMYYEGKGVVKDNKQAYAWLSVAATHNEEAIKPRDSVAAQLSPDELIEAQILAAEYIGKYSVK encoded by the coding sequence ATGTCTCTCGCCCCAAAAAGCCTTCCTCTTTTTATCGCGCTCTTTCTTTTCGGATGTACATCCGGCCCGTCGGATAAGACGGTTCAACCGGATAAAATGAAGATCGACCCCATTACGGCATCCCAGAAATGTGTTTCTCTAGATACCGCGGGCAACTATGACAGTGCGTTTCCATACTGCAAAGCATCGGCGGAGAATGACAATATTTATGCTCAGACACTCATAGGCTCAATGTATTTCCGGGGCAAAGGTACACCACAGAGTTACGAACAGGCCGCCTACTGGTTTCAGAAAGTCGCGAAACAAGGGGATGTTAACGCTCAGGCCATTGTCGGTTCGATGTATTCCCAGGGAAAAGGTGTTCCGCAAAATAATGCCCAAGCATCTGACTGGTTTCAGAAAGTCGCAAGGCAGGTCAATCTTAATCCGATGGTAGTCGTGGGTGATATATACCTTTCCGGTCAATGGGTTGGACAGAACAACGAACAAGCCGCCTACTGGTATCAGATGGCAGCGGAGCAAGGCGATAGTAATGCTCAGTTCCGTCTTGGAACGATGTATTACGGCGGACAAATCCCGCAGGATTTCGTGCAGGCCGCGTACTGGTATCAAAAATCAGCAGAACAGGGAAATTTTAATGCTCAGGCATTTTTAGGCGGAATGTATTACGAAGGGAAAGGTGTTGTAAAAGACAATAAACAAGCCTATGCCTGGCTCTCAGTCGCAGCGACACATAATGAGGAAGCCATAAAACCGCGGGACTCTGTCGCAGCACAGCTATCCCCTGATGAACTGATCGAAGCACAGATCCTTGCCGCTGAATATATTGGGAAATACAGTGTGAAATAG
- a CDS encoding TIGR01621 family pseudouridine synthase, whose product MSEMHTGFTVVFDQPDFLVVNKMTGIDMHDDAGVPGLVSRVSAFLGQNVYPVHRLDKVTSGLVLLAKNKEATRLLSQAFADRLVKKTYLAISDRAPKKKQGWIKGDMAKGRNGSWKLLHSSDNPAVTRFQSVSLTLPRHRLYIVSPHTGKTHQIRVALKSIGAPILGDERYGGSAADRTYLHAWQLHFTYAGAEYTVEAPHDWDEKIGEAL is encoded by the coding sequence ATGTCTGAAATGCATACCGGATTTACTGTCGTTTTCGATCAGCCTGATTTTCTTGTCGTCAATAAAATGACCGGGATTGATATGCATGATGATGCGGGTGTTCCCGGGCTGGTTTCCCGGGTGTCGGCCTTTCTCGGTCAGAATGTTTATCCGGTACACCGGTTGGATAAAGTGACATCAGGTCTGGTCTTGCTGGCAAAAAACAAAGAAGCAACCCGTTTGCTCAGTCAGGCGTTTGCCGACAGACTGGTTAAGAAGACGTATCTGGCTATCAGCGATCGCGCACCCAAAAAGAAACAGGGATGGATCAAAGGCGATATGGCCAAAGGAAGAAATGGCAGCTGGAAATTGCTGCATTCATCCGATAACCCTGCCGTCACCCGATTTCAGAGTGTGTCGCTAACGCTTCCTCGTCACCGCTTATATATTGTTTCTCCGCATACGGGGAAAACACATCAAATCCGTGTTGCGCTGAAAAGCATCGGTGCACCTATTCTGGGTGATGAACGCTACGGTGGTTCAGCTGCAGACCGAACTTATTTACACGCCTGGCAACTGCATTTCACCTATGCCGGAGCAGAATATACTGTAGAAGCTCCGCATGACTGGGATGAAAAAATAGGTGAAGCCCTTTGA
- a CDS encoding amino acid ABC transporter substrate-binding protein, with product MSKLKYLTGVASAVALLVAGNAQAASGDTLANVKKKGYVQCGVNDGLPGFSSPNAKGAWEGMDVDVCRAVAAAVFADASKVKYIPLGGKERFTALQSGEVDILSRNTTWTMTRDATLGLKSTATTYYDGQGFMVNKSLGVKSAKELDGATICTEGGTTTEMNMADYFNANKMKYTPVVFDNSDQTVKGFESGRCDVLTSDKSQLFAVRVKLAKPDDVAVLPEIISKEPLGPMVRQGDESWELLVKWTVFAMINAEELGVSSKNVDEMAKSGSPDVKRMLGYDAPDGTTLGAVKDWGYQIVKQVGNYAEVFDRNVGKDSPLKIVRTENNLWNKGGFLYAPPVR from the coding sequence ATGTCAAAACTAAAATATTTAACAGGCGTTGCATCTGCAGTTGCTTTATTGGTTGCCGGAAATGCTCAGGCAGCATCAGGTGACACTCTGGCGAATGTTAAGAAGAAAGGCTATGTACAATGTGGCGTGAATGATGGCTTACCTGGTTTTTCCAGCCCGAACGCGAAAGGCGCATGGGAAGGTATGGACGTTGACGTATGCCGCGCTGTCGCTGCTGCTGTTTTTGCCGATGCAAGCAAAGTGAAATATATCCCGCTGGGTGGTAAAGAACGTTTTACTGCACTGCAATCAGGTGAGGTTGACATCCTGTCCCGCAACACTACATGGACAATGACCCGTGATGCCACTCTGGGCCTGAAATCAACTGCGACTACTTATTATGATGGTCAGGGTTTCATGGTTAACAAATCTCTGGGTGTGAAGAGCGCGAAAGAATTAGATGGCGCGACTATCTGTACCGAAGGTGGCACGACTACTGAGATGAACATGGCTGACTACTTCAATGCCAACAAAATGAAATACACGCCGGTTGTGTTCGATAACTCTGATCAGACTGTAAAAGGTTTTGAATCCGGTCGTTGTGACGTGCTGACTTCTGACAAATCACAGTTGTTTGCTGTACGCGTGAAACTGGCTAAGCCAGATGATGTTGCTGTATTGCCGGAAATCATCTCTAAAGAGCCTTTAGGCCCAATGGTTCGTCAGGGTGATGAATCATGGGAACTGCTGGTTAAATGGACCGTGTTTGCCATGATTAACGCAGAAGAGCTGGGTGTAAGCAGCAAAAACGTTGACGAAATGGCTAAATCCGGCAGCCCTGATGTTAAACGTATGCTGGGTTATGACGCGCCGGATGGAACTACTCTGGGTGCAGTGAAAGACTGGGGCTATCAGATCGTGAAACAAGTCGGTAATTACGCTGAAGTTTTCGATCGTAACGTGGGTAAAGATTCACCACTGAAAATTGTTCGTACTGAGAACAATCTGTGGAACAAAGGCGGCTTCCTGTACGCGCCACCTGTACGTTAA
- a CDS encoding amino acid ABC transporter permease has protein sequence MPAENSNNCKNAPATRWIYDPKVRGIIFQSIAVACVAWMLFYFISNALHNMESRGIATGFSFLDNRASFGIAQSLISYSENDTYGRAFIIGLLNTLLVSGIGIIFATVFGFLIGIARLSNNWLLSRAAAVYIETFRNIPLLLQIFFWYFCVLRALPGPRDSINLLDAFFLNVRGLYVPAPVTESGFTAVTVAFILAIVACVFLKKWAKNRQNLTGQPFPVFFSSLGLLFGLPLVVFLIAGMPMHWELPALKGFNFRGGLTVIPELFSMVVALTIFTAASIAEIVRSGIMAVSKGQVEAADALGLKNGLTLRFIIIPQAMRVIIPPLTSQYLNLVKNSSLATAVGYPDLVSVFMGSTLNQTGQAVEIIAMTMAVYLTISLITSVLMNIYNAKKALVER, from the coding sequence ATGCCCGCTGAAAACTCAAATAATTGCAAAAATGCACCAGCCACCCGCTGGATTTATGATCCTAAAGTACGCGGGATCATATTTCAGTCGATTGCTGTTGCGTGTGTGGCATGGATGTTGTTCTATTTTATCAGCAACGCCCTGCACAACATGGAATCCCGTGGTATCGCTACCGGCTTTTCATTTCTGGATAACCGGGCCAGCTTTGGTATTGCTCAGTCGCTCATTTCCTATTCAGAAAATGACACCTATGGCCGGGCATTTATCATTGGTTTATTGAATACGCTGCTGGTTTCCGGAATCGGTATTATTTTTGCCACTGTATTCGGTTTCCTGATTGGTATCGCGCGTTTATCAAATAACTGGTTACTCAGCCGTGCTGCCGCTGTTTACATTGAGACGTTCCGCAATATTCCATTATTGCTGCAGATCTTCTTCTGGTACTTCTGTGTTCTGCGTGCATTGCCCGGACCTCGTGACAGTATCAATTTGCTGGATGCGTTCTTCCTGAACGTACGTGGTTTATATGTTCCGGCACCGGTGACTGAAAGCGGTTTTACTGCTGTTACTGTTGCTTTTATTCTTGCGATTGTGGCCTGCGTATTTCTTAAAAAGTGGGCTAAAAATCGTCAGAATCTGACTGGCCAGCCCTTCCCGGTGTTCTTCAGCAGCCTGGGGTTACTCTTCGGATTACCGCTGGTCGTCTTTTTAATCGCCGGTATGCCAATGCATTGGGAACTGCCTGCGCTGAAAGGCTTTAACTTCCGTGGTGGTTTAACGGTTATCCCGGAATTGTTTTCCATGGTTGTGGCGTTGACGATTTTTACTGCAGCATCCATTGCTGAAATCGTCCGTTCAGGGATCATGGCTGTATCAAAAGGTCAGGTTGAAGCGGCAGATGCGTTGGGCCTGAAGAATGGTCTGACATTACGTTTCATTATCATCCCTCAGGCAATGCGGGTCATCATTCCGCCATTGACCAGCCAGTATCTGAACCTGGTTAAAAACTCTTCACTCGCTACAGCGGTGGGTTATCCGGATCTGGTGTCTGTCTTCATGGGCAGTACGCTGAACCAAACCGGTCAGGCGGTTGAAATTATTGCCATGACAATGGCGGTCTATCTGACAATCAGCTTAATCACCTCTGTGTTAATGAATATTTATAACGCGAAAAAAGCGTTAGTGGAGCGTTAA
- a CDS encoding amino acid ABC transporter permease: MVVYREQPTLPAPASQTSFVGWMHKNLFSNWVNSIITLALLYFLVPQLWSLIQWAFLKSDWVGDNRSQCVSGGACWVFITNRLNLFIYGFYPESEHWRVNWIYALTALQVAALLYPKTPHKSILTGIFFVVYPFVVFFLLYGGVFGLDVVETHKWGGLMLTLLLGIIGTVAALPIGILLALGRRSEMPIIRSLSIVFIEFWRAVPLITVLFMASVMLPLFLSGEVSMDKLLRAMIGIILFESAYVAEVIRGGLQAIPKGQYEAAKALGLNYWKSMGLIIMPQALKLTIPSLVNTFIELFKDTSLVTIIGLFDLLAVAKAGLSDPAWLGFSTEAYTFVALVFWVFCFGMSRYSMYLENLLHTGHKR, from the coding sequence ATGGTTGTATACCGCGAACAACCCACTTTACCGGCACCAGCCAGTCAAACCAGTTTTGTCGGATGGATGCATAAAAATCTGTTCTCAAACTGGGTCAACAGCATCATCACGTTAGCGTTACTCTATTTTTTAGTACCGCAACTGTGGAGCCTGATTCAGTGGGCTTTCCTGAAATCCGACTGGGTTGGTGATAACCGGAGCCAATGTGTGTCTGGCGGCGCATGCTGGGTCTTTATTACTAATCGTCTGAATCTGTTTATCTACGGTTTCTATCCGGAAAGTGAACACTGGCGTGTGAATTGGATATATGCACTGACCGCACTTCAGGTTGCCGCACTGCTTTATCCGAAAACACCGCACAAATCGATTCTGACTGGCATTTTCTTTGTCGTTTATCCATTTGTGGTGTTCTTCCTGCTTTATGGTGGAGTATTTGGGCTTGATGTCGTAGAAACCCATAAATGGGGCGGTCTGATGCTGACCCTGTTGCTGGGTATCATTGGCACAGTGGCTGCGCTGCCTATCGGTATTCTGCTGGCATTAGGGCGCCGTTCAGAAATGCCAATCATCCGGTCTCTGAGCATCGTCTTTATTGAGTTCTGGCGTGCCGTACCGCTGATCACCGTACTTTTCATGGCATCAGTAATGTTACCGCTCTTTTTATCCGGCGAAGTGAGTATGGATAAATTGTTGCGTGCTATGATTGGCATCATTTTGTTTGAATCGGCATATGTCGCGGAAGTTATCCGTGGTGGTCTGCAGGCGATTCCGAAAGGGCAGTATGAAGCGGCGAAAGCGTTAGGGCTGAACTACTGGAAATCGATGGGCTTGATTATTATGCCGCAGGCATTAAAACTCACGATCCCTTCATTGGTTAATACGTTTATTGAGTTATTTAAAGATACCAGTCTGGTTACAATTATCGGTCTTTTCGATCTGCTTGCAGTGGCAAAAGCTGGTCTTTCCGACCCGGCATGGTTAGGTTTTTCTACTGAAGCGTATACGTTTGTTGCTTTAGTATTCTGGGTTTTCTGTTTTGGTATGTCTCGTTACTCTATGTATTTAGAGAACTTGCTGCATACAGGTCATAAGCGCTGA
- a CDS encoding amino acid ABC transporter ATP-binding protein, whose product MSIDKNEIVVEMNDVNKWYGEFHVLKNVCLRVKKGEKIVVCGPSGSGKSTMIRCINRLEEHQQGDIIVKGTPLTNDLKNIESVRREVGMVFQHFNLFPHLTVLENCCLAPMWVRKIPRKEAEAAAMKYLERVHIPDQALKYPGQLSGGQQQRVAIARSLCMNPEIMLFDEPTSALDPEMVSEVLDVMIELAKEGMTMLCVTHEMGFARKVADRVIFMDKGQIVEENTPEEFFNNPQSERGRLFLSQILQH is encoded by the coding sequence ATGAGCATCGACAAAAATGAAATCGTAGTTGAAATGAATGATGTGAATAAATGGTACGGCGAGTTCCATGTTCTCAAAAACGTTTGTCTGCGTGTTAAGAAAGGGGAAAAAATCGTTGTGTGCGGCCCGTCAGGGTCAGGCAAATCAACGATGATCCGTTGCATCAACCGTCTGGAAGAACACCAGCAAGGTGACATCATTGTTAAAGGCACGCCGTTAACGAATGATCTGAAAAACATTGAAAGTGTGCGTCGTGAAGTCGGTATGGTGTTCCAGCACTTTAACCTGTTCCCGCATCTGACTGTTTTAGAGAACTGCTGTCTGGCACCAATGTGGGTTCGTAAGATCCCGCGTAAAGAAGCCGAAGCAGCCGCGATGAAATATCTGGAACGTGTGCATATTCCTGATCAGGCGCTGAAATATCCAGGTCAGCTTTCCGGTGGTCAGCAGCAGCGTGTGGCGATTGCCCGCAGTCTGTGTATGAACCCGGAAATCATGCTGTTCGACGAACCCACTTCGGCACTGGACCCTGAAATGGTCAGTGAAGTGCTGGATGTAATGATCGAACTGGCAAAAGAAGGGATGACCATGTTGTGTGTTACCCACGAAATGGGTTTTGCGCGCAAAGTGGCTGATCGCGTGATCTTTATGGATAAAGGTCAGATTGTTGAAGAAAATACGCCGGAAGAGTTCTTTAATAATCCGCAGTCGGAACGTGGCCGTTTGTTCCTGAGTCAGATCCTGCAGCACTGA
- a CDS encoding glycoside hydrolase family 13 protein — MSKQVTQRWWKEAVAYQIYPRSFMDSNGDGIGDLNGITSKLDYLKNLGIDVIWICPMYKSPNDDNGYDISDYQDIMDEFGTMADFDRLLSEVHSRGMRLILDLVVNHTSDDHPWFLESRSSIDNPKRDWYIWRDGKNGKEPNNWESIFKGSAWKKDEQTDQYFMHLFSSRQPDLNWDNMDVRKAVYDMMHWWLNKGIDGFRIDAISHMKKEDGLTDMPNPDGLEYVPSFDKHLNADGVLDYLDDMCKNTFAHYDIMTVGEANGVSAPQSDEWVAERHNRLNMIFQFEHVKLWEGDPTSPLNLCELKKIFTRWQQELHGKGWNALYVENHDIPRVISKWGNTDRYWRESATAIAAMYFLMQGTPYIYQGQEIGMTNTKFSSIEDFDDVWSINRYHSMKKDGMTDEAILGWLSLTSRDNARTPMQWDATANAGFSAAKPWLKVNPNYTTINVQQQEVQPDSVLNFYRQMIRLRKAESVLVYGSYELLMADDQQIYAYTRTLDTQKVVIICNMSDHDAMYHHEDFKLYHDHLWLNNCAVLPHSATSQLLLQPYEVRVYRVS, encoded by the coding sequence ATGAGCAAACAAGTTACTCAACGCTGGTGGAAAGAAGCTGTCGCTTATCAGATTTATCCGCGCAGCTTTATGGATTCCAACGGTGATGGCATCGGCGATCTGAATGGGATCACCAGTAAGCTGGATTATCTGAAAAATCTGGGCATTGATGTCATCTGGATTTGTCCGATGTACAAATCACCAAACGATGATAACGGTTACGACATCAGTGATTATCAGGACATCATGGATGAATTCGGCACCATGGCCGATTTCGACCGTCTGCTGAGCGAAGTGCATAGCCGTGGTATGCGCCTGATCCTCGATCTGGTGGTGAATCACACCAGTGATGATCACCCCTGGTTTTTGGAGTCCCGTTCTTCCATCGATAATCCAAAACGTGACTGGTATATCTGGCGTGATGGTAAGAATGGTAAAGAGCCGAACAACTGGGAAAGTATCTTCAAAGGATCGGCCTGGAAGAAAGATGAACAGACCGATCAATACTTTATGCATCTGTTCTCCAGCCGCCAGCCGGATCTGAACTGGGACAACATGGATGTGCGTAAAGCCGTGTATGACATGATGCACTGGTGGCTGAATAAAGGCATTGATGGCTTCCGTATTGATGCCATCAGCCATATGAAAAAAGAGGACGGCCTGACCGATATGCCCAACCCGGATGGTCTGGAATATGTGCCCTCTTTTGACAAGCATCTGAATGCCGACGGGGTGCTCGATTATCTCGACGATATGTGCAAAAACACCTTCGCGCATTACGACATCATGACCGTGGGTGAAGCCAATGGTGTATCGGCGCCCCAGTCAGATGAATGGGTTGCTGAACGCCACAACCGCTTGAATATGATTTTCCAGTTTGAACATGTGAAGCTATGGGAAGGTGATCCGACCAGCCCGCTTAACCTCTGCGAACTGAAGAAAATCTTCACCCGCTGGCAGCAGGAGCTTCACGGCAAAGGCTGGAATGCACTGTATGTCGAAAACCACGACATCCCGCGTGTTATCTCTAAATGGGGTAATACGGATCGCTACTGGCGTGAAAGTGCCACCGCGATCGCTGCGATGTATTTCCTGATGCAAGGGACCCCTTATATCTATCAGGGTCAGGAAATCGGTATGACCAACACCAAATTCTCATCGATTGAGGATTTTGATGATGTCTGGTCAATAAACCGTTATCACAGCATGAAAAAAGACGGCATGACCGACGAAGCGATTCTGGGCTGGTTGTCGCTGACTTCCCGTGACAATGCGCGTACCCCGATGCAATGGGATGCCACGGCAAACGCCGGTTTCAGTGCTGCAAAACCATGGCTGAAAGTAAACCCGAACTACACCACCATTAACGTGCAGCAACAGGAAGTACAGCCGGACTCCGTGCTGAACTTCTATCGCCAGATGATACGTCTGCGTAAAGCAGAGTCGGTACTGGTCTATGGCAGTTATGAATTGCTGATGGCAGATGATCAGCAGATCTATGCCTATACCCGCACGCTGGACACACAGAAAGTCGTCATCATCTGCAACATGAGCGATCACGATGCGATGTACCATCATGAAGACTTTAAACTCTATCATGACCATCTGTGGCTGAATAACTGCGCGGTATTGCCCCACTCCGCCACCAGCCAGCTGTTGTTACAGCCTTATGAAGTGCGGGTCTATCGAGTGAGTTGA
- a CDS encoding glycoside hydrolase family 13 protein: protein MMDNKVLSKKWWHNAVVYQIYPRSFCDANNDGMGDLAGIISKLDYLQQLGINIIWLSPVYKSPMDDNGYDISDYQDIAAEFGTLAEMENLIAEAKKRDIQIVMDLVVNHTSDEHPWFIEAKKSKDNPYRDYYIWRQPQADGSVPNDFHSYFGGSGWEFDATTGEYYFHQFSKRQPDLNWENPKVQEEVHKMMNWWLDKGIGGFRMDVIDLIGKEVDKKIMTNGAKLHPLLQEMNKATFGDRDVLTVGEAWSATPEIAKLYSDPARNELSMVFQFEHITIGWHPQNGKWEPQAFDLIKLKKVFTKWQTELADSGWNSLFWDNHDLPRAVSKYGDTGEFRVASAKMLATALHFLKGTPYVYQGEEIGMTNVRFDSIDDYQDIESLNLYYERTAAGVPHEKMMEGIYENGRDNARTPMQWNNDINAGFSTAKPWLKVNPNYTEINVQAALNEPDSVFFHYQKLIKLRKEQPIMTYGQYIPLLEDHPDVFAYLRAQDDARVIVINNFSKKKVTVSLPAEVQNIQGQCLISNYQPHHSLADEIILQPYESFAVAYKQPVA, encoded by the coding sequence ATGATGGACAATAAAGTATTAAGCAAAAAATGGTGGCACAACGCCGTGGTGTATCAAATTTACCCACGCAGCTTCTGCGATGCGAATAACGATGGTATGGGTGATCTGGCCGGTATCATCAGCAAACTCGATTATCTGCAGCAGCTCGGTATCAATATCATCTGGTTATCTCCGGTCTATAAATCACCGATGGATGATAACGGCTATGACATCTCCGATTATCAGGATATCGCCGCCGAATTCGGCACGCTGGCAGAGATGGAAAACCTGATCGCGGAAGCCAAAAAACGCGATATTCAGATCGTGATGGATCTGGTGGTTAACCATACTTCCGATGAACACCCGTGGTTTATCGAAGCGAAGAAATCCAAAGATAACCCCTACCGTGATTATTACATCTGGCGCCAACCACAGGCGGATGGCTCCGTACCAAACGATTTTCACTCCTACTTCGGTGGCAGCGGCTGGGAATTTGATGCCACTACCGGGGAATACTATTTCCACCAGTTCTCCAAACGTCAGCCGGATCTGAACTGGGAAAATCCGAAAGTGCAGGAAGAAGTGCACAAGATGATGAACTGGTGGCTGGATAAAGGCATCGGCGGCTTCCGCATGGACGTTATCGATCTGATCGGCAAAGAAGTCGACAAGAAGATCATGACGAACGGTGCAAAACTGCATCCGCTATTGCAGGAAATGAACAAGGCTACCTTCGGCGATCGCGATGTACTGACTGTAGGTGAAGCCTGGAGCGCCACACCGGAAATCGCCAAGCTGTATTCTGATCCGGCGCGTAACGAACTGTCGATGGTATTCCAGTTTGAACATATCACCATCGGCTGGCATCCGCAGAATGGCAAATGGGAGCCGCAAGCCTTTGATCTGATCAAGCTGAAAAAGGTCTTCACCAAATGGCAAACCGAGCTGGCTGACAGTGGCTGGAACTCGCTGTTCTGGGATAACCACGATCTGCCGCGCGCGGTTTCCAAATATGGTGATACCGGTGAATTCCGTGTTGCATCCGCCAAAATGCTGGCGACTGCCCTGCACTTCCTCAAAGGCACGCCTTATGTCTATCAGGGCGAAGAGATCGGCATGACCAACGTACGTTTCGATTCCATCGATGATTATCAGGATATCGAATCACTGAATCTCTATTACGAACGTACCGCCGCCGGCGTGCCACATGAAAAAATGATGGAAGGGATCTACGAGAACGGCCGTGATAATGCCCGCACGCCGATGCAATGGAACAACGATATCAATGCCGGTTTCAGCACCGCAAAACCATGGCTGAAGGTGAACCCTAATTACACCGAAATCAATGTGCAAGCAGCATTGAATGAACCAGATTCAGTTTTCTTCCACTATCAGAAACTGATCAAACTGCGTAAAGAACAGCCGATCATGACCTACGGGCAATATATCCCGTTGCTGGAAGATCATCCTGATGTCTTTGCTTACTTACGTGCTCAGGATGATGCGCGGGTCATCGTAATCAATAACTTCAGCAAGAAGAAAGTAACGGTGTCACTGCCCGCTGAAGTTCAGAACATCCAAGGCCAATGCCTGATCAGCAACTATCAGCCACACCACAGTCTGGCTGATGAAATCATCCTACAACCCTATGAATCTTTTGCTGTTGCCTATAAGCAACCAGTGGCATGA
- a CDS encoding ABC transporter ATP-binding protein has translation MSNLRLEKLNKRYSEHAQVIKSLDLQVNSGEFIVIVGPSGCGKSTLLRMIAGLEDISAGSMFIDDTYVNDDTPSERGIGMVFQSYALYPHMSVYQNMAFGLELAGKSKEEIDAKVQNSARILQLEPLLQRRPKDLSGGQRQRVAIGRAIAREPKLFLFDEPLSNLDAALRVQMRMEIANLHKRLGSTIIYVTHDQVEAMTLADRIVVLNKGNIEQVGTPLELYDHPANEFVAQFIGSPKMNLIPASLVQAGEKESVVRLDNGKQLVLPISTPRNAEGQSVNLGIRPEHILWGNIEQSQYQANVMFVEHMGNETYLYLDNGNASEPWVVRNAERSPISAGQTVGVQLPVEHCYLFDGDGNAFTRLVQAQNKH, from the coding sequence ATGTCGAATTTGAGATTAGAGAAATTAAACAAACGTTACAGCGAACACGCTCAGGTTATCAAATCACTGGATCTGCAGGTCAACAGCGGTGAGTTCATCGTGATCGTTGGCCCGTCCGGCTGCGGTAAATCCACTTTGCTGCGCATGATTGCCGGTCTGGAAGATATTTCCGCTGGCAGCATGTTTATCGATGATACCTATGTCAACGACGATACCCCTTCTGAACGCGGCATCGGCATGGTGTTCCAGTCGTATGCACTTTATCCGCATATGAGCGTTTATCAGAACATGGCGTTTGGTCTGGAGCTGGCCGGCAAATCCAAAGAAGAGATCGACGCCAAGGTACAAAACAGCGCGCGCATTCTGCAACTGGAACCATTGCTGCAGCGTCGCCCGAAAGATCTGTCCGGTGGCCAGCGTCAGCGTGTAGCCATCGGCCGTGCGATTGCCCGTGAACCGAAACTGTTCCTGTTCGACGAGCCACTGTCCAACCTGGATGCCGCCTTGCGCGTACAGATGCGTATGGAAATTGCCAACCTGCATAAACGTCTGGGCTCCACCATCATCTATGTCACCCATGATCAGGTGGAAGCGATGACACTGGCGGATCGCATCGTGGTACTGAATAAAGGCAACATTGAACAGGTCGGCACCCCGCTGGAGCTGTACGACCACCCAGCCAATGAGTTCGTGGCGCAGTTTATCGGCTCACCAAAAATGAACCTGATCCCGGCCAGCCTGGTACAAGCGGGTGAAAAAGAGAGTGTAGTCCGACTGGATAACGGCAAACAACTGGTTCTGCCAATCAGCACCCCACGTAATGCCGAAGGTCAAAGCGTAAACCTGGGTATTCGCCCGGAACATATCCTGTGGGGCAATATCGAACAGTCTCAATATCAGGCCAACGTCATGTTCGTTGAGCACATGGGTAACGAAACTTACCTCTATCTCGACAACGGTAACGCCAGCGAACCATGGGTTGTCCGTAACGCTGAACGTTCACCGATTTCTGCAGGTCAGACTGTCGGTGTGCAGTTACCGGTAGAGCATTGCTACCTGTTTGACGGTGACGGCAACGCCTTCACCCGCCTGGTTCAGGCGCAGAACAAACACTAA